In the genome of Salinirussus salinus, one region contains:
- a CDS encoding Lrp/AsnC ligand binding domain-containing protein gives MVRAFILVKTSPGEAAAVAKAVHDQAAVEEAHVVAGQYDVIVEAVGEEVYDVIDGVATGLRDVTGVADTRTYICLE, from the coding sequence ATGGTCCGTGCGTTCATTCTGGTGAAGACGAGCCCAGGGGAGGCGGCGGCCGTCGCGAAAGCGGTCCACGACCAGGCCGCCGTCGAGGAGGCGCACGTCGTCGCCGGCCAGTACGACGTCATCGTCGAGGCGGTCGGCGAGGAAGTCTATGATGTTATCGACGGCGTCGCGACCGGGCTGCGGGACGTAACTGGCGTGGCCGACACGCGGACCTACATCTGTCTCGAGTAG
- the tmk gene encoding dTMP kinase: MLVTLEGLDGSGKTSCIEALRAHDAVPAETTFTREPTGSWYGDAVRRSLADGDADPLAELFLYTADHAAHLADTVGPALERGDPVVSDRYSDSRYAYQGATLSGRFEDALAFVRSVHRPWTRPPDLTVYLDVDPETAAERAGATNKFETADYLADVRENYERLIEGAPDRFVRVDATQPLERVTDRVREVVAGEL, encoded by the coding sequence ATGCTCGTCACGCTGGAGGGACTCGACGGCAGCGGGAAGACCTCCTGCATCGAGGCACTCCGGGCGCACGACGCGGTCCCGGCGGAAACCACGTTCACCCGGGAGCCGACCGGCTCCTGGTACGGGGACGCGGTCCGGCGCTCGCTTGCCGACGGCGACGCCGACCCGCTGGCGGAACTGTTCCTCTACACTGCCGACCACGCTGCCCACCTCGCCGACACCGTCGGGCCGGCACTGGAGCGGGGCGACCCCGTCGTCTCCGACCGCTACTCCGACTCGCGGTACGCCTACCAGGGGGCGACGCTTTCCGGCCGGTTCGAGGACGCGCTGGCGTTCGTCCGGTCGGTCCACCGGCCCTGGACGCGACCGCCGGACCTGACGGTCTATCTCGACGTCGACCCCGAAACGGCGGCCGAGCGGGCCGGCGCGACCAACAAGTTCGAGACGGCCGACTACCTCGCGGACGTCCGCGAGAACTACGAGCGACTCATCGAGGGAGCGCCCGACCGGTTCGTCCGGGTCGACGCGACACAGCCACTCGAACGCGTTACCGACCGGGTCCGCGAGGTCGTGGCCGGCGAACTCTAG
- a CDS encoding complex I NDUFA9 subunit family protein has product MDILVAGGSGFIGRHLCERLVERGHDVTALSRDPDPGALPEGVETAMGDVTAYDSIEAHFEGRDAAVNLVALSPLFEPKGGDRRHDEVHRGGTENCVRAAEEHGVDRFVQLSALGADPEGDTHYIRAKGRAEQAVRDSELEWVIFRPSVVFGEGGEFVSFTKRLKGMFAPGLPLYPLPGGGRKTRFQPIWVGDIAGMIAEATVEEGHPGETYEVGGPEVLTLREITEMVYESEGKSVRIVGLPMGLAGVGLKTLGVVPGFPMGGDQYRSLKFDNTTDDNDVDAFGLGVEDLTRLGSYLGVEG; this is encoded by the coding sequence ATGGATATCCTGGTGGCAGGCGGCAGCGGATTCATCGGCCGACACCTGTGTGAACGGCTGGTCGAACGGGGCCACGACGTAACGGCGCTCTCCCGGGACCCCGACCCCGGCGCGCTCCCCGAGGGTGTGGAGACGGCGATGGGCGACGTGACCGCCTACGACTCCATCGAGGCCCACTTCGAGGGCCGGGACGCCGCCGTGAATCTGGTGGCACTCTCGCCACTGTTCGAGCCGAAAGGCGGGGACCGGCGCCACGACGAGGTCCACCGCGGCGGGACCGAGAACTGCGTGCGGGCCGCCGAGGAGCACGGAGTCGACCGGTTCGTTCAGCTGTCGGCGCTGGGTGCGGACCCCGAGGGTGACACCCACTACATCCGCGCGAAGGGACGGGCGGAGCAGGCCGTCCGCGACTCGGAGCTTGAGTGGGTCATCTTCCGGCCCTCCGTGGTCTTCGGCGAGGGCGGCGAGTTCGTCTCCTTCACCAAGCGCCTGAAAGGGATGTTCGCACCCGGCCTCCCGTTGTACCCGCTTCCCGGAGGCGGCCGGAAGACCCGCTTTCAGCCCATCTGGGTCGGGGACATCGCGGGAATGATCGCGGAGGCGACCGTCGAAGAGGGTCACCCCGGCGAGACCTACGAGGTCGGCGGGCCGGAGGTGCTCACGCTCCGGGAGATCACCGAGATGGTCTACGAGAGCGAAGGGAAATCGGTCCGGATCGTGGGGCTCCCGATGGGGCTCGCCGGCGTCGGGCTGAAGACGCTGGGGGTCGTCCCCGGGTTCCCGATGGGCGGCGACCAGTACCGCTCGCTGAAATTCGACAACACGACCGACGACAACGACGTCGACGCCTTCGGCCTCGGCGTCGAAGACCTCACCAGGCTCGGCTCGTATCTCGGCGTCGAGGGGTAA
- a CDS encoding tubulin/FtsZ family protein, protein MKLAMIGFGQAGGKIVDKFLEYDQRTGSQIVRSAVAVNTAKADLLGLEQIPQENRVLIGQARVKGHGVGADNELGAEIAEEDIDEIQGAIDNIPVHEVDAFLIVAGLGGGTGSGGSPVVAKHLKRIYTEPVYGLGVLPGSDEGGIYTLNAARSFQTFVREVDNLLVFDNDAWRKTGESVEGGYEEINEEIVRRFGVLFGAGEVEAGDNVAESVVDSSEIINTLGGGGVSTVGYATESVELGNSGGGGLLSRFKSDGQDDGIESANTTNRVTSLVRKAALGRLTLPCEIEGAERALLVLSGPPQYLNRKGIERGRKWLEEQTGSMEVRGGDYPKNDPNVAAAVLLSGVHNVPRIKELQQVAIEAQDNIDEIRQESEDNLETLVEDEEDELDPLF, encoded by the coding sequence ATGAAACTCGCGATGATCGGCTTCGGGCAGGCCGGCGGGAAAATTGTCGACAAATTTCTGGAGTACGACCAGCGGACGGGCAGTCAGATCGTCCGGTCGGCAGTCGCGGTGAACACGGCGAAGGCGGACCTGCTGGGCCTGGAGCAGATCCCCCAGGAGAACCGCGTGCTCATCGGGCAGGCACGCGTCAAGGGCCACGGGGTCGGCGCCGACAACGAGCTCGGCGCCGAGATCGCCGAAGAGGATATCGACGAGATCCAGGGGGCAATCGACAACATCCCGGTCCACGAGGTCGACGCCTTCCTGATCGTCGCCGGCCTGGGCGGGGGGACCGGCTCGGGCGGGTCGCCGGTCGTCGCGAAACACCTCAAACGCATCTACACCGAGCCGGTCTACGGGCTGGGCGTGCTTCCCGGCAGCGACGAGGGCGGTATCTACACGCTCAACGCCGCCCGCTCCTTCCAGACGTTCGTCCGCGAGGTGGACAACCTCCTCGTCTTCGACAACGACGCCTGGCGCAAGACCGGCGAGTCCGTCGAGGGCGGCTACGAGGAGATAAACGAGGAGATCGTCCGCCGCTTCGGCGTGCTCTTCGGCGCCGGGGAGGTCGAGGCCGGCGACAACGTCGCCGAGAGCGTCGTCGACTCCTCGGAGATCATCAACACGCTGGGCGGCGGCGGCGTCTCCACCGTGGGCTACGCCACCGAGTCCGTCGAGCTGGGAAACTCCGGCGGCGGCGGCCTGCTCTCGCGATTCAAGAGCGACGGCCAGGACGACGGGATCGAGAGCGCGAACACCACCAACCGGGTCACCTCGCTGGTCCGGAAGGCCGCGCTGGGCCGGCTGACCCTGCCCTGCGAGATCGAGGGCGCCGAGCGGGCGCTGCTGGTGCTCTCGGGGCCGCCCCAGTACCTCAACCGCAAGGGGATCGAGCGCGGGCGCAAGTGGCTGGAGGAGCAGACCGGCAGCATGGAAGTCCGGGGCGGCGACTACCCGAAAAACGACCCCAACGTCGCCGCCGCCGTCCTGCTCTCGGGCGTCCACAACGTCCCCCGGATCAAGGAGCTCCAGCAGGTGGCCATCGAGGCCCAGGACAACATCGACGAGATCCGCCAGGAGAGCGAGGACAACCTGGAGACGCTGGTCGAGGACGAGGAGGATGAACTCGACCCCCTCTTCTGA
- the cofC gene encoding 2-phospho-L-lactate guanylyltransferase, producing the protein MRVVVPFDARDPNTRLEPALDADERRALARAMLADVLAALRGTDRDLEVRVLATGPVDVDAAVTVDDRPLTPAVNATLAATEEPVAVVMADLPLATPEAVGRLLGPEPGGTDDPNEAAGVVLAPGLGGGTNALLARHPDFRVDYHGVSYRDHREAAAAVGAAVRTVDSFRLALDVDDPADLAEVLLHSEGEAAAWLREAGFAVSAADGQMRVERE; encoded by the coding sequence ATGCGCGTCGTCGTCCCGTTCGACGCCCGCGACCCGAACACGCGTCTCGAACCCGCCCTCGACGCCGACGAGCGCCGCGCCCTCGCGCGGGCGATGCTCGCGGACGTGCTCGCGGCCCTGCGCGGGACCGACCGCGACCTCGAGGTCCGGGTGCTCGCGACCGGCCCGGTGGATGTCGACGCCGCCGTCACCGTCGACGACCGCCCGCTCACGCCCGCCGTCAACGCCACGCTGGCAGCCACTGAAGAGCCCGTCGCGGTCGTGATGGCCGACCTCCCGCTGGCGACGCCGGAGGCCGTGGGGCGGCTGCTCGGGCCCGAGCCGGGCGGCACCGACGACCCGAACGAGGCGGCCGGCGTGGTGCTCGCGCCCGGGCTGGGTGGCGGCACCAACGCCCTGCTCGCTCGCCACCCCGATTTCCGGGTCGACTACCACGGCGTCTCCTACCGCGACCACCGCGAGGCCGCCGCCGCGGTCGGCGCGGCGGTGCGGACGGTCGACTCCTTCCGGCTCGCGCTCGACGTCGACGACCCCGCGGACCTGGCCGAGGTCCTCCTCCATTCGGAGGGCGAGGCGGCGGCGTGGCTCCGCGAGGCCGGCTTCGCCGTCTCGGCGGCGGACGGCCAGATGAGGGTCGAGCGGGAGTAG
- the cofG gene encoding 7,8-didemethyl-8-hydroxy-5-deazariboflavin synthase subunit CofG produces MIPDAEAYDVDLSLPGSESAVSELLAVRPADVEPAEHLSFCRNVFVPLTTACRYTCTYCTYYDPPGQAELMSPEDVREVVRTGADAGCTEALFTFGDDPDDRYTEVHDQLAEWGFDSIHEYLRRACEIALEEGLLPHANPGDQTREQMATVADCNASMGVMLETTAEVQAHGGPRAKSPGQRLATIRTAGELGVPFTTGILVGIGEEWADRARSLLAIREMHERYGHIQEVIVQPVAENERWRGPTPDLETLRRAVAMARSALPEEVSLQVPPNLAPAGEVVDCGIDDLGGVSPVTDDHINPDYAWPGLDVLRDIADGADVPLRERLPVYERYLPGDLRSEGFEGTPARAPATDGGDGGDGPRRPGDPESPAGDEWVSERIQAALRAETDAGRRFRTVLRDESL; encoded by the coding sequence GTGATCCCGGACGCCGAGGCCTACGACGTCGACCTCTCGCTTCCCGGTTCCGAGTCGGCCGTATCGGAGCTGCTCGCGGTCCGGCCCGCGGACGTGGAGCCGGCCGAGCACCTCTCCTTCTGCCGGAACGTCTTCGTCCCGCTGACGACCGCCTGCCGGTACACCTGCACCTACTGCACCTACTACGACCCGCCGGGGCAGGCCGAGCTGATGAGCCCCGAGGACGTCCGCGAGGTCGTCCGGACCGGCGCCGACGCCGGCTGCACGGAGGCCCTCTTTACCTTCGGGGATGACCCCGACGACCGCTACACGGAGGTCCACGACCAGCTCGCCGAGTGGGGCTTCGACTCCATCCACGAGTACCTCCGGCGGGCCTGCGAGATCGCCCTGGAAGAGGGGCTGCTCCCCCACGCCAACCCCGGCGACCAGACCCGCGAGCAGATGGCCACCGTCGCCGACTGCAACGCCTCGATGGGCGTGATGCTCGAGACCACGGCCGAGGTCCAGGCCCACGGTGGGCCTCGCGCGAAGTCGCCGGGCCAGCGCCTCGCGACGATCCGCACGGCGGGGGAGCTCGGTGTCCCCTTCACCACGGGCATCCTGGTGGGCATCGGCGAGGAGTGGGCCGACCGGGCCCGGAGTCTGCTGGCCATCCGCGAGATGCACGAGCGCTACGGCCACATCCAGGAGGTGATCGTCCAGCCGGTCGCCGAGAACGAGCGCTGGCGGGGTCCCACGCCGGACCTGGAGACGCTGCGCCGGGCGGTGGCGATGGCCCGGTCAGCCCTGCCCGAGGAGGTGTCGCTGCAGGTCCCGCCCAACCTGGCTCCGGCCGGCGAGGTGGTCGACTGTGGCATCGACGACCTCGGCGGGGTCTCTCCGGTGACCGACGACCACATCAACCCGGACTACGCCTGGCCGGGGCTCGATGTCCTCCGCGATATCGCCGACGGCGCGGACGTCCCGCTACGCGAGCGGCTGCCCGTCTACGAGCGGTACCTGCCCGGGGACCTCCGCAGCGAGGGGTTCGAGGGGACGCCCGCGCGGGCGCCAGCGACGGACGGCGGGGACGGTGGAGACGGCCCCCGGCGACCGGGTGACCCGGAGTCTCCGGCCGGGGACGAGTGGGTGTCCGAGCGGATCCAGGCGGCGCTCCGTGCCGAGACCGACGCCGGCCGTCGGTTCCGGACAGTACTCCGGGACGAGTCGCTCTAG
- a CDS encoding helix-turn-helix domain-containing protein — translation MRYARLRVRPAEGEGFHPLGEKLSADPGVERGKIYRVDLLDDGTGLLLAEARGDRGRYREILESSEHVLDFSIAGETEEGWWYSYTHFEPTEVTERMLGVRYDLGLAMEMPIEVEPGGAMVVTLVGPEGAFAEAMRADDPGYEMEVLETGEHTPDLDDLFLSLTDRQREVLEAAVELGYYDDPRAATHEDVAREVDAAPSTVGEHLRKVESRVFAQLVR, via the coding sequence ATGCGGTACGCGCGGCTTCGCGTCCGGCCGGCCGAGGGCGAAGGGTTTCACCCGCTGGGTGAGAAGCTGTCCGCCGACCCCGGGGTCGAACGGGGGAAGATCTACCGGGTCGACCTGCTCGACGACGGGACCGGGCTACTGCTGGCGGAGGCCCGCGGCGACCGCGGCCGCTACCGCGAGATCCTCGAATCGTCAGAGCACGTCCTCGATTTCAGCATCGCGGGGGAAACGGAGGAGGGGTGGTGGTACTCCTACACCCACTTCGAGCCCACGGAGGTCACCGAGCGGATGCTCGGGGTGCGGTACGACCTCGGGCTCGCGATGGAGATGCCGATCGAGGTCGAGCCCGGCGGCGCGATGGTGGTCACGCTCGTCGGCCCGGAGGGCGCCTTCGCCGAGGCGATGCGGGCCGACGACCCGGGCTACGAGATGGAGGTGCTGGAGACCGGCGAGCACACCCCCGACCTCGACGACCTGTTTCTCTCGCTGACCGACCGCCAGCGGGAGGTGCTCGAGGCGGCCGTCGAACTCGGCTACTACGACGACCCCCGGGCCGCGACCCACGAGGACGTCGCACGGGAGGTCGACGCCGCCCCGAGCACCGTCGGCGAACACCTCCGAAAGGTCGAGAGCCGGGTCTTCGCCCAGCTGGTTCGCTAG
- the cofH gene encoding 7,8-didemethyl-8-hydroxy-5-deazariboflavin synthase subunit CofH, which produces MATPSRVRPNVPREQFSFEYRPETDQSFENALAKARAGERLSVADGVELLTTGTDRDGIDLERKELVLEAADRRRAEVVGDEVTFVANLNNNVTTACNTGCLFCNFKDRSEQFLDEHDGDHGGFTKTPEESRRIVAEAVDRGIYEVTSVSGLHPAFALDEEHRELLEASDRGDLNYKSPDRYEVDPGTYVEQMRAMSVDDLHVHSMTPEEGYHARRGTDWSYEEVYGRLAEAGLDSVPGTAAEILVDEVRDVICPGKIDTGEWVEAMEGAAEVGLPTTATIMYGHVENERHRVEHLDVIRRLQDRTDNITEFVPLSFIHPDTPLHERGMVETGASAHEDELMIAVSRLYLDNIDHIQSSWVKYGDEQGLKMLSCGADDFMGTILSEEITKRAGGDYGEARSVAEYVEMITAVGRVPVERSTDYTERRRVDPDDTPHGPELGPRADGSPLVE; this is translated from the coding sequence ATGGCCACTCCGTCCCGGGTACGTCCGAACGTCCCCCGCGAGCAGTTCTCCTTCGAGTACCGGCCGGAGACGGACCAGTCCTTCGAGAACGCGCTGGCGAAGGCCCGCGCGGGCGAGCGCCTCTCGGTCGCCGACGGTGTCGAACTCCTCACCACCGGAACCGACCGCGATGGGATCGACCTCGAGCGCAAGGAGCTCGTCCTCGAGGCCGCCGACCGCCGCCGCGCGGAGGTGGTCGGCGACGAGGTCACCTTCGTCGCCAACCTCAACAACAACGTCACCACCGCGTGCAACACGGGCTGTCTGTTCTGTAACTTCAAGGACCGCTCCGAGCAGTTCCTCGACGAGCACGACGGCGACCACGGCGGCTTCACCAAGACGCCCGAGGAGTCCCGCCGGATCGTCGCCGAGGCGGTCGACCGTGGCATCTACGAGGTGACCTCCGTCTCCGGGCTGCATCCCGCCTTCGCGCTGGACGAAGAGCACCGCGAACTGCTGGAGGCCAGCGACCGCGGCGACCTCAACTACAAGTCCCCGGACCGCTACGAGGTCGACCCCGGGACCTACGTCGAGCAGATGCGGGCGATGAGCGTCGACGACCTCCACGTCCACTCGATGACTCCCGAGGAGGGGTACCACGCCCGCCGGGGGACCGACTGGTCCTACGAGGAGGTCTACGGCCGGCTGGCCGAGGCCGGACTCGATTCGGTGCCGGGCACCGCCGCGGAGATACTCGTCGACGAGGTCCGGGACGTGATCTGCCCGGGAAAGATCGACACCGGCGAGTGGGTCGAAGCGATGGAGGGCGCCGCCGAGGTCGGGCTCCCCACCACCGCGACTATCATGTACGGCCACGTCGAGAACGAGCGCCACCGCGTCGAACACCTCGACGTCATCCGCCGCCTGCAGGACCGCACCGACAACATCACCGAGTTCGTCCCTCTCTCCTTCATCCACCCCGACACCCCGCTCCACGAGCGCGGGATGGTCGAGACCGGCGCTTCCGCCCACGAGGACGAGTTGATGATCGCCGTCTCGCGGCTGTATCTGGACAATATCGACCACATCCAGTCCTCCTGGGTGAAATACGGCGACGAACAGGGGCTGAAGATGCTCTCCTGTGGCGCCGACGACTTCATGGGCACCATCCTGAGCGAGGAGATCACCAAACGCGCCGGCGGTGACTACGGCGAGGCGCGCTCGGTCGCGGAGTACGTCGAGATGATCACCGCGGTCGGCCGGGTGCCCGTCGAGCGCTCGACCGACTACACCGAGCGCCGGCGGGTCGACCCCGACGACACTCCCCATGGCCCCGAACTCGGCCCCCGCGCCGACGGGAGCCCGCTCGTCGAGTAG
- a CDS encoding MFS transporter: MDFDLDARILTLALARMVDAVANSFLVVVLPLYIERVVDLPAFIGGTITLGPVEFSLTSALLIGVVLSLFGFLNSLGQPFTGRLSDRTGKRKVYLLFGLALVAVGSAGYIFLTDYVSILALRALQGIGAAFTVPMTVALVNEYSEADQRGGNFGLYNTFRLLGFGTGPLVAGVVLAAGPYRLAGVDVSGFDAAFLVAVVGALGSFALVTLLIEDPEQAEAEAGEDLSLAVRNPDGPGLDPVFALGLATAVMALSFAIFAPLANAINARLGQSDFLFAVQFGATVLANVLFQLPLGRLSDRYGRRPFLLGGFVLLLPATLAQGFVTSSELMVLLRFVQGVAVAAVFAPSLALAGDLAKEGQSGSTLSLLTMGFGLGIAFGTLFSGILVGFGFATPFVVATLGGAAGLVLVYTQVGETVTDAAGIPAAGD; encoded by the coding sequence TTGGACTTCGACCTCGACGCGCGGATCCTGACGCTGGCGCTGGCGCGGATGGTCGACGCGGTCGCCAACTCCTTTCTCGTGGTCGTGCTCCCGCTGTACATCGAGCGGGTCGTCGACCTTCCGGCCTTCATTGGCGGGACGATAACGCTTGGCCCCGTCGAGTTCTCGCTGACCTCCGCGCTGCTCATCGGCGTCGTGCTCTCGCTGTTTGGCTTCCTCAATAGCCTCGGCCAGCCCTTCACCGGCCGGCTCTCCGACCGGACCGGCAAGCGGAAGGTCTACCTGCTCTTCGGGCTGGCGCTGGTCGCGGTCGGCAGTGCCGGCTACATCTTCCTCACCGACTACGTCTCGATCCTGGCGCTGCGCGCGCTGCAGGGTATCGGGGCCGCGTTCACCGTCCCAATGACGGTCGCGCTGGTCAACGAGTACTCCGAGGCGGACCAGCGCGGGGGGAACTTCGGGCTGTACAACACCTTCCGGCTGCTGGGTTTCGGCACTGGCCCGCTCGTCGCGGGAGTCGTCCTCGCGGCCGGTCCATACCGGCTGGCGGGCGTCGACGTTTCGGGGTTCGACGCCGCCTTCCTCGTCGCCGTGGTCGGCGCACTCGGCAGCTTCGCGCTGGTCACCCTCCTCATCGAGGACCCCGAGCAGGCCGAGGCCGAGGCCGGCGAGGACCTCTCGCTTGCCGTCCGCAACCCCGACGGTCCAGGGCTGGACCCGGTGTTCGCCCTCGGGCTCGCGACGGCGGTGATGGCGCTCAGCTTCGCCATCTTCGCCCCCCTCGCCAACGCGATCAACGCCCGGCTCGGCCAGAGTGACTTCCTCTTCGCCGTCCAGTTCGGGGCCACGGTGCTGGCGAACGTGCTCTTCCAGCTCCCGCTTGGCCGGCTCAGCGACCGCTACGGCCGCCGGCCGTTCCTGCTCGGCGGGTTCGTCCTGTTGTTGCCGGCGACGCTCGCGCAGGGTTTCGTGACTTCCTCGGAACTGATGGTCCTGTTGCGGTTCGTCCAGGGGGTCGCGGTGGCGGCGGTCTTTGCCCCCTCGCTAGCGCTCGCGGGCGACCTCGCGAAGGAGGGGCAGTCCGGCTCGACGCTGTCGCTGCTGACGATGGGCTTCGGCCTCGGGATCGCCTTCGGGACGCTCTTTTCGGGCATTCTGGTCGGCTTCGGCTTCGCGACCCCCTTCGTGGTCGCCACCCTCGGCGGGGCCGCGGGGCTCGTGCTCGTCTACACCCAGGTCGGCGAGACCGTCACCGACGCCGCCGGAATCCCGGCGGCCGGCGACTGA
- a CDS encoding AMP-binding protein encodes MIHQHGGRPYEWVGSLSERRAQLSPDRVGLVDADTGTEYTYAELDRRANRTVRLLRERGVGKGDRVAAVSRNRPAMVDLYFATGKVGAVLAPLSHRLAPPELGAMLDDVEPAALVVEEPFENEVREALTGEEYTADVPPLVGLPADGSSTGDDTGAAAAFADPVDGEGWTPYAEARPADDSPVETVEVALEDPHLFLHTGGSTGLPKEVVQTHGGIAWNAFNTVLSWGLRPDDVTPMVFPMFHTGGWNVLTIPFFHLGGTVIISRDFDPGEVLDLVDSRDCSVLVAVPAVLRFMVEDDDWEATDLSSIRFAKSGGGPCRDSIIEAWADRGVDLSQGYGLTECGPNNFAMPDDFDREKTASIGMPGLYVDARVVDDEGSELPAGEVGELELASPHAGDGYWNNPEETAEAFGTEEETDAWVSTGDLARVDGEGYYYIEGRKKNMFVSGGENVYPPEVENVLAGHPKVEEVVVVPVDDETWGQVGKAVVQGDDSLTLEELQEYAEGRLAGFKTPRHLAFVDEMPTSGPSKIDRGAIEEAYGD; translated from the coding sequence ATGATACACCAGCACGGGGGGCGCCCCTACGAGTGGGTCGGCTCGCTGAGCGAGCGGCGGGCGCAGCTCTCGCCGGACCGGGTCGGGCTCGTCGACGCCGACACCGGGACGGAGTACACCTACGCCGAACTCGACCGGCGGGCCAACCGAACGGTCCGGCTGCTCCGCGAGCGCGGCGTCGGGAAGGGCGACCGGGTCGCCGCGGTCTCCCGGAACCGGCCGGCGATGGTGGACCTGTACTTCGCGACCGGGAAAGTCGGCGCGGTGCTGGCCCCGCTCTCCCACCGGCTCGCACCCCCCGAACTCGGGGCGATGCTCGACGACGTGGAGCCGGCGGCGCTGGTCGTCGAGGAGCCCTTCGAGAACGAGGTCCGCGAGGCACTGACCGGCGAGGAGTACACCGCCGACGTGCCGCCGCTGGTCGGCCTCCCGGCCGACGGGAGCTCCACCGGCGACGACACCGGCGCTGCCGCCGCGTTCGCCGACCCGGTCGACGGCGAGGGCTGGACGCCCTACGCGGAGGCACGCCCCGCCGACGACAGCCCCGTCGAGACCGTCGAGGTGGCGCTGGAGGACCCCCACCTCTTTCTTCATACTGGCGGGTCGACCGGCCTGCCGAAGGAGGTCGTCCAGACCCACGGGGGGATCGCCTGGAACGCGTTCAACACGGTGCTGTCGTGGGGGTTGCGCCCCGACGACGTGACTCCGATGGTGTTCCCGATGTTCCACACCGGGGGCTGGAACGTCCTGACGATCCCCTTCTTCCATCTCGGCGGGACGGTCATCATCTCCCGGGACTTCGACCCCGGCGAGGTGCTTGACCTGGTCGACAGCCGGGACTGTTCGGTGCTCGTGGCCGTCCCCGCCGTCCTCCGCTTCATGGTCGAGGACGACGACTGGGAGGCGACCGATCTCTCCTCGATCCGCTTCGCGAAGAGCGGCGGCGGCCCCTGCCGGGACAGCATCATCGAGGCCTGGGCCGACCGCGGCGTCGACCTCTCGCAGGGGTACGGGCTGACCGAGTGTGGCCCAAACAACTTCGCGATGCCCGACGACTTCGACCGCGAGAAGACCGCGAGCATCGGGATGCCCGGCCTCTACGTCGACGCCCGCGTGGTCGACGACGAGGGGAGCGAACTCCCCGCGGGTGAGGTCGGCGAACTCGAACTCGCCAGCCCCCACGCCGGCGACGGCTACTGGAACAACCCCGAGGAGACTGCGGAGGCCTTCGGCACCGAAGAGGAGACCGACGCGTGGGTCTCGACTGGGGACCTGGCTCGGGTCGACGGGGAGGGGTACTACTACATCGAGGGGCGCAAGAAGAACATGTTCGTCTCCGGCGGCGAGAACGTCTACCCGCCGGAGGTCGAGAACGTCCTCGCCGGCCACCCGAAGGTCGAGGAGGTGGTCGTCGTCCCCGTCGACGACGAGACCTGGGGGCAGGTCGGGAAGGCCGTCGTCCAGGGCGACGACTCCCTGACGCTGGAGGAACTTCAGGAGTACGCCGAGGGGCGTCTGGCCGGGTTCAAGACTCCCCGGCACCTGGCCTTCGTCGACGAGATGCCCACCAGCGGCCCCTCGAAGATCGACCGCGGGGCCATCGAGGAGGCATACGGCGACTAG